A window of the Miscanthus floridulus cultivar M001 chromosome 14, ASM1932011v1, whole genome shotgun sequence genome harbors these coding sequences:
- the LOC136505451 gene encoding cytochrome P450 94C1-like, translating to MAAAADAALPWAAQCASMALFASSLCLVALALVLMLLRRWPWCSCHVCRAYLTGSWVRDFTNLGDWYAHLLRESPTGTVHVHVLGCTVTANSANVEYMLKTNFDNFPKGKTFSALLGDLLGRGIFNVDGHAWRHQRKMASLELGSVAVRSYAFGIIAQEVEARLIPLLAAAADAGAVVDLQDVFRRFAFDTICKISFGLDPGCLELDMPVSKLADAFDTATRFCAMRGAAASPLLWRAKRLLNVGSERELREAIKLVDELAAAMIRERRKLGVANSHDLLSRFMASAGAGDAHHDVDDKYLRDIVVSFLLAGRDTVSSALTTLFMLLSKNPTVAAAMRAEACDGGGSEAPLTYEHLKRLHYTHAVLYENMRLFPPVQFDSKFCAGPDVLPDGTYVSGGTRVMYHPYAMGRMPCIWGADHGAFRPDRWLTGAGGSFVPESLYKYPVFQGGLRVCLGKELAVTEMKAVAVAVVRAFDVQVVGDSGSAACAPKFVSGLTASISGGLPVRISRRVRS from the coding sequence ATGGCAGCAGCAGCTGATGCCGCCTTGCCCTGGGCAGCGCAGTGCGCGAGCATGGCCCTGTTCGCCTCCTCTCTCTGCTTGGTGGCGCTGGCCCTGGTGCTCATGCTCCTCCGCCGCTGGCCGTGGTGCAGCTGCCATGTCTGCCGGGCGTACCTCACGGGGTCGTGGGTGCGGGACTTCACCAACCTCGGCGACTGGTACGCGCACCTCCTCCGGGAGTCGCCCACGGGCACCGTCCACGTCCACGTGCTGGGCTGCACCGTCACCGCCAACTCGGCCAACGTCGAGTACATGCTCAAGACCAACTTCGACAACTTCCCCAAGGGCAAGACCTTCTCCGCTCTCCTCGGGGACCTCCTCGGCCGCGGCATCTTCAACGTCGACGGCCACGCGTGGCGCCACCAGCGCAAGATGGCCAGCCTCGAGCTCGGCAGCGTCGCCGTGCGCTCCTACGCCTTCGGTATCATCGCCCAGGAGGTGGAGGCCCGCCTCATAccgctcctcgccgccgccgccgacgccggcgcGGTGGTCGACCTGCAGGACGTGTTCCGCCGCTTCGCCTTCGACACCATCTGCAAGATCTCCTTCGGCCTCGACCCGGGCTGCCTCGAGCTGGACATGCCCGTGTCCAAGCTCGCCGACGCCTTCGACACCGCCACGCGCTTCTGCGCCATGCGCGGCGCCGCCGCGTCGCCGCTGCTCTGGCGGGCCAAGCGCCTGCTCAACGTCGGCTCCGAGCGGGAGCTCagggaggccatcaagctcgtcgaCGAGCTCGCCGCCGCCATGATCCGGGAGCGCCGCAAGCTGGGCGTCGCCAACAGCCACGACCTCCTGTCCCGCTTCATGGCCTCGGCCGGGGCCGGCGACGCGCACCACGACGTCGACGACAAGTACCTCCGCGACATCGTCGTCAGCTTCCTCCTCGCAGGGCGCGACACCGTGTCCTCCGCGCTCACCACGCTCTTCATGCTCCTGTCCAAGAATCCGACCGTGGCGGCCGCCATGCGCGCCGAGGCCTGCGACGGCGGCGGCTCGGAGGCGCCGCTCACCTACGAGCACCTCAAGCGCCTGCACTACACCCACGCAGTGCTGTACGAGAACATGCGCCTGTTCCCGCCGGTGCAGTTCGACTCCAAGTTCTGCGCCGGGCCCGACGTTCTCCCCGATGGCACCTACGTGTCCGGCGGCACGCGCGTGATGTACCACCCCTACGCCATGGGCCGCATGCCGTGCATCTGGGGCGCCGACCACGGCGCGTTCCGCCCAGACCGGTGGCTCACCGGCGCCGGCGGCTCGTTCGTCCCCGAGAGCCTGTACAAGTACCCGGTGTTCCAGGGGGGCCTCCGCGTGTGCCTCGGCAAGGAGCTCGCCGTCACCGAGATGAAGGCGGTCGCAGTGGCCGTGGTGAGAGCGTTCGACGTCCAGGTCGTCGGGGACAGTGGCAGCGCCGCCTGCGCGCCAAAGTTCGTGTCGGGGCTCACCGCCTCCATCAGCGGCGGCCTCCCAGTGAGGATTAGTAGAAGAGTTCGTAGCTAG